Proteins from one Globicephala melas chromosome 21, mGloMel1.2, whole genome shotgun sequence genomic window:
- the ANK1 gene encoding ankyrin-1 isoform X10 — protein MWTFITQLLVTLVLLGFFLVSCQNVMHIVRGSLCFVLKHIHQELDKELGESEGLSDDEETISTRVVRRRVLLKGDELQNIPGEQVTEEHFTDEQGNVVTKKIIRKVVLHVDPSGADGTQEPEEDHTSTPNP, from the exons ATGTGGACCTTCATCACCCAGCTGCTGGTCACCCTGGTGCTGCTGGGCTTCTTTCTGGTCAGCTGCCAGAACGTGATGCACATCGTCCGGGGCTCCCTGTGCTTTGTGCTGAAGCACATCCACCAGGAGCTGGACAAGGAGCTGGGGGAGAGCGAGGGCCTGAGCGACGACGAGGAGACCATCTCCACCAGGGTGGTCCGGCGCCGGGTCCTCCTGAAG GGGGATGAGCTTCAGAATATTCCAGGGGAGCAGGTGACAGAGGAGCATTTCACGGATGAGCAGGGCAACGTCGTCACCAAGAAG ATCATTCGCAAAGTTGTTCTCCACGTCGATCCATCCGGAGCCGATGGCACCCAGGAGCCCGAGGAG GATCACACCTCGACACCCAACCCTTGA
- the NKX6-3 gene encoding homeobox protein Nkx-6.3 — protein sequence MESNLQGPFLLNNAPLAQFSEVKAPVCQYSVQNSFYKLSPQGLGPQLPAGTPHGITDILSRPVAAPNSSLLSGYPHVAGFGGLGSQGVYYGPQVGNFSKAGNEYPTRTRNCWADTGQDWRGGRPCGNTPDPLSDSIHKKKHTRPTFTGHQIFALEKTFEQTKYLAGPERARLAYSLGMTESQVKVWFQNRRTKWRKKSALEPSSSTPRPSGGDRAASENDDDEYNKPLDPDSDDEKIRLLLRKHRAAFSVLSLGAHS from the exons ATGGAGTCCAACCTGCAGGGCCCGTTCCTGCTGAACAACGCGCCGCTGGCTCAGTTCTCGGAGGTGAAGGCCCCTGTGTGCCAGTACTCTGTGCAGAACTCCTTCTACAAGCTCAGCCCCCAGGGGCTGGGCCCCCAGCTGCCCGCCGGGACCCCGCACGGGATCACGGACATCCTCAGCAGGCCCGTGGCCGCGCCGAACAGCAGCCTCCTCTCCGGCTACCCCCACGTGGCCGGCTTCGGTGGGCTCGGCTCCCAGGGGGTCTACTACGGTCCCCAGGTGGGGAATTTCTCCAAGGCGGGGAACGAGTACCCCACCCGGACCCGGAACTGCTGGGCGGACACGGGCCAGGACTGGCGAGGTGGGCGGCCGTGCGGCAACA ccCCGGACCCCCTGAGCGACAGCATTCACAAGAAGAAGCACACCCGGCCCACCTTCACGGGGCACCAGATCTTTGCCCTGGAGAAGACCTTCGAGCAGACCAAGTACTTGGCGGGTCCCGAGAGGGCGCGGCTGGCATACTCGCTGGGGATGACCGAGTCGCAGGTCAAG GTGTGGTTCCAGAACCGGAGGACCAAGTGGCGGAAGAAGAGTGCCCTGGAACCCTCGTCCTCCACGCCCCGGCCCTCGGGAGGGGACCGCGCGGCCTCGGAGAATGATGACGACGAGTACAACAAGCCGCTGGACCCCGACTCAGACGACGAGAAGATCCGGCTGCTGCTCCGCAAGCACCGCGCCGCCTTCTCGGTGCTCAGCCTGGGCGCGCACAGCTGA
- the ANK1 gene encoding ankyrin-1 isoform X9 yields the protein MWTFITQLLVTLVLLGFFLVSCQNVMHIVRGSLCFVLKHIHQELDKELGESEGLSDDEETISTRVVRRRVLLKGDELQNIPGEQVTEEHFTDEQGNVVTKKIIRKVVLHVDPSGADGTQEPEEVELRGYSSLQPDLIEGRKGAQIVKRASLKRGKQ from the exons ATGTGGACCTTCATCACCCAGCTGCTGGTCACCCTGGTGCTGCTGGGCTTCTTTCTGGTCAGCTGCCAGAACGTGATGCACATCGTCCGGGGCTCCCTGTGCTTTGTGCTGAAGCACATCCACCAGGAGCTGGACAAGGAGCTGGGGGAGAGCGAGGGCCTGAGCGACGACGAGGAGACCATCTCCACCAGGGTGGTCCGGCGCCGGGTCCTCCTGAAG GGGGATGAGCTTCAGAATATTCCAGGGGAGCAGGTGACAGAGGAGCATTTCACGGATGAGCAGGGCAACGTCGTCACCAAGAAG ATCATTCGCAAAGTTGTTCTCCACGTCGATCCATCCGGAGCCGATGGCACCCAGGAGCCCGAGGAG GTGGAGCTGAGAGGGTACAGTAGCCTGCAGCCGGACCTGATAGAGGGCAGGAAGGGGGCTCAGATAGTGAAGCGGGCCAGCCTCAAAAGGGGGAAACAGTGA